The Desulfovibrio sp. sequence ATCGGAATTTGCGAACGCGGGGTAAAGCAATGGAACTGCGGGATCTGAAAACGTTTGTGGCTGTGGCCGGGCTTTTGAGCTTTCACCGGGCCGGAGAAGCGCTCCATGCGGCGCAGTCTACCGTATCGGCGCGAATTGCCGCGATTGAGGCTGATCTTGGCGTGAAGCTGTTCGAGCGTCTGGGAAGGCGCGTGGTGCTCACTGAAGCAGGGGAGCGCTTACTTGATTACGCCCGCAAGATTCTCGATCTGGAGGATGAGGCCAGGGCCTGGGTGTCTGGCGAGGCCGAGGCGCGCGGTTCGCTTACGGTCAGAGTCCCCGAGTCCTTGTGCGCCTACCGGATGGGCGGGGTTATACGGCATTTCAGGGAGAGGTTTCCCAATGTCCGGTTAAGCTTCACTGCCTGCACAATGGAGGGCCTGGAAAAGGACTTACGCCAGGGGGTGACGGATTTGGCCTTCCTCATGGTGGATTCCATTCGGGCGGGTGATCTCACCGTTGAGGCGCTTGGAGTGGAGCGATTGGTACTTGTCGCTTCCCCAGGGCACAGGCTTGCCGGGCGGGCTTTTGTTGGCCCGGATGATCTGCGGGATGAAACACTTGTCCTCTCCAAGGCGGACTGCTCATACCGGAAAATGTTTGA is a genomic window containing:
- a CDS encoding LysR family transcriptional regulator — translated: MELRDLKTFVAVAGLLSFHRAGEALHAAQSTVSARIAAIEADLGVKLFERLGRRVVLTEAGERLLDYARKILDLEDEARAWVSGEAEARGSLTVRVPESLCAYRMGGVIRHFRERFPNVRLSFTACTMEGLEKDLRQGVTDLAFLMVDSIRAGDLTVEALGVERLVLVASPGHRLAGRAFVGPDDLRDETLVLSKADCSYRKMFEGLLSEKGVATAAGVEFSSAAALRGCIMDGVGISILPELAVRHDIAAGRLAVLNWEDGELETAVLMVRHKDKWLSPPLPGSWAWCGVDS